Proteins encoded by one window of Streptococcus suis S735:
- the ligA gene encoding NAD-dependent DNA ligase LigA, producing MKTRISELVSVLNQYAKEYYQLDQPSVSDAEYDTLYRELVELETAHPELILPDSPTHRVGGKMLDGFEKYSHVYPLFSLQDAFSREELEAFDQRVRKEFPQATYICELKIDGLSISLTYEAGNLVVGATRGDGSVGENITENLKRVADVPLTLPEAVDITVRGECYMPKASFDRVNKQRQEAGEAEFVNPRNAAAGTLRQLDTGVVAQRGLATFLYQEASPSEATSQSQVLEKLDALGFVTNHEYCLAESIDDTWDFIEKIAERRDDLPYEIDGVVIKVNDLAIQEELGFTVKAPRWAVAYKFPAEEKEAEILSVDWTVGRTGVVTPTANLSPVQLAGTTVSRATLHNVDYIAEKDIRIGDTVIVYKAGDIIPAVLKVVDKYRKEQEIMPIPSHCPSCQSDLQHYEDEVALRCINPICPSQLMSKLEHFASRDAMNIAGLGSSIVEKLFGAGLVHDVADIYKLTVDDLLTLEGFKEKSANKLYQAIQTSKSNSAECLLFGLGIRHVGSKASKILVEKFGDLETLAFADQEAIASLEGLGQVIAKSLTTFFASEGAQQLLAELKEAKVNLTYLGQVVDENAALSGMTVVLTGKLERMKRNEAKAKLEALGANVAGSVSKKTNLVVAGTDAGSKLTKAQELGIEIKDEAWLESL from the coding sequence ATGAAAACAAGAATATCAGAATTAGTTAGCGTGCTCAATCAATACGCTAAAGAGTATTATCAATTGGACCAACCTAGCGTATCAGATGCAGAATATGATACGCTTTATCGTGAATTAGTAGAGCTAGAAACGGCTCATCCAGAACTGATTTTACCAGATAGTCCTACCCATCGGGTCGGGGGAAAGATGCTAGACGGATTTGAAAAATATAGTCATGTTTATCCTCTTTTTAGTTTGCAGGATGCCTTTTCTCGTGAAGAGTTAGAAGCTTTTGACCAGCGAGTTCGCAAGGAATTTCCTCAAGCAACGTATATCTGTGAATTGAAGATTGATGGTCTGTCTATTTCCCTGACCTATGAAGCGGGTAATTTAGTCGTGGGTGCTACACGTGGTGACGGTAGTGTCGGTGAAAATATCACAGAAAATCTCAAACGAGTGGCTGATGTTCCTTTGACCTTACCCGAAGCTGTGGACATCACTGTCCGAGGTGAGTGTTATATGCCAAAAGCTTCCTTTGACCGTGTTAACAAACAGCGTCAGGAGGCTGGTGAAGCTGAATTTGTTAATCCGCGTAATGCAGCAGCAGGGACCCTCCGCCAGCTTGATACGGGAGTGGTGGCCCAGCGTGGTCTCGCTACTTTCCTCTACCAAGAGGCTAGTCCATCTGAAGCGACTAGTCAGTCACAAGTACTGGAGAAACTGGATGCTCTGGGATTTGTGACCAACCACGAATATTGCTTGGCGGAGTCGATTGATGACACGTGGGATTTTATTGAAAAAATAGCAGAGCGTAGAGATGATTTACCCTATGAGATAGATGGTGTTGTCATCAAGGTAAATGATTTAGCTATACAAGAAGAACTAGGATTTACAGTTAAAGCGCCACGATGGGCAGTAGCTTACAAGTTTCCAGCTGAGGAAAAAGAAGCAGAAATCTTGTCGGTTGATTGGACTGTTGGCCGAACAGGTGTTGTGACACCAACGGCCAATCTTAGTCCTGTTCAACTGGCAGGAACGACTGTCAGTCGAGCAACTTTGCATAACGTAGATTATATCGCCGAAAAAGATATTCGTATTGGCGATACGGTCATTGTTTATAAGGCGGGAGATATTATTCCAGCAGTTCTGAAAGTGGTGGACAAGTATCGAAAAGAGCAAGAAATCATGCCCATTCCTAGTCATTGTCCGTCTTGTCAGAGCGACCTACAACACTATGAGGACGAAGTTGCCCTCCGCTGTATCAACCCTATTTGTCCTAGCCAGCTGATGAGTAAGTTGGAACATTTTGCAAGTCGGGATGCTATGAATATCGCAGGGCTAGGGTCTTCAATCGTTGAAAAACTCTTTGGAGCAGGCTTGGTACACGATGTTGCTGATATTTATAAATTAACTGTTGATGACCTATTGACCTTGGAAGGTTTCAAAGAAAAATCAGCTAACAAGCTCTATCAAGCCATTCAAACTTCTAAGAGTAACTCAGCAGAATGCCTCCTATTTGGACTAGGTATTCGCCATGTAGGTAGTAAGGCAAGTAAGATTTTAGTAGAAAAATTTGGTGATTTAGAAACTCTAGCATTTGCTGATCAAGAAGCAATTGCTTCGCTAGAAGGTCTTGGTCAGGTTATTGCTAAGTCTTTGACAACTTTTTTTGCTAGTGAGGGTGCGCAACAACTTTTAGCCGAACTTAAGGAAGCTAAGGTAAACTTAACCTATCTCGGCCAAGTAGTAGATGAAAATGCTGCGCTATCGGGTATGACAGTTGTA
- a CDS encoding SPJ_0845 family protein produces the protein MAVTYKRQDDLEKMLEEFASFEKLEEIEYPDPKSKEHSEKNNLNQDKK, from the coding sequence ATGGCTGTAACTTATAAACGACAAGATGATTTAGAAAAGATGCTGGAAGAATTTGCTTCATTTGAAAAATTGGAAGAAATTGAGTATCCAGATCCAAAATCAAAAGAACATTCCGAGAAAAACAACTTGAATCAGGATAAAAAATAA
- a CDS encoding permease: MLGLDQLPTSVLQAGAIFLSIMIEALPFVLIGAIISGFIDVFITPDKVRKLLPKNKFLAILFGTFIGFIFPSCECGIVPIVNRLLEKKVPSYTAVPFLVTAPVINPIVLFATFTAFGNSLLFALYRALGAIIVSLVLGIILGFFVKGPILKGSKFDHHQHDYSDKTSWQKVGFALIHAIDEFFDTGRYLVFGCLFASLVQVYIPTAVLTTIGHSPLTAILLMMLLAFLLSLCSEADAFIGASLLSSFGFAPVMAFLVIGPMVDVKNLLMMKHYFKGKFIVGFIITITLVILGYSLILGGVV, encoded by the coding sequence ATGCTTGGTCTTGATCAATTACCTACCTCCGTCCTACAGGCGGGGGCTATTTTCCTATCTATCATGATTGAAGCATTGCCCTTTGTCTTGATTGGAGCTATTATTTCAGGTTTTATCGATGTGTTTATAACACCAGATAAGGTTCGTAAACTCTTACCTAAAAACAAGTTTCTTGCCATTCTATTTGGAACCTTTATCGGCTTCATTTTTCCGTCTTGCGAATGTGGTATTGTCCCTATTGTCAATCGGCTATTAGAGAAAAAAGTGCCGAGTTATACTGCTGTTCCCTTTTTAGTAACGGCGCCTGTGATTAATCCTATCGTCCTTTTTGCAACCTTTACCGCTTTTGGAAATTCCCTACTTTTCGCACTCTATAGAGCCCTAGGAGCCATCATTGTATCCCTAGTATTGGGAATCATTCTTGGTTTTTTCGTAAAAGGACCAATTCTTAAAGGAAGCAAGTTTGACCATCACCAGCATGATTATTCAGATAAAACCAGCTGGCAAAAAGTTGGCTTCGCACTTATTCATGCCATTGATGAATTTTTTGATACGGGACGTTACCTAGTCTTTGGTTGTCTATTTGCCAGTCTCGTACAAGTCTATATTCCAACCGCTGTCCTGACTACCATCGGTCACAGTCCATTAACAGCTATTTTACTGATGATGTTGCTGGCCTTTCTTCTTTCCCTATGTTCCGAAGCCGATGCCTTTATTGGTGCATCACTACTATCCAGCTTCGGATTCGCCCCAGTAATGGCTTTCTTAGTTATCGGACCCATGGTGGATGTTAAAAACTTGCTCATGATGAAACATTATTTCAAAGGGAAATTTATAGTCGGTTTTATCATTACTATCACTCTCGTTATTTTGGGATATAGTCTGATACTTGGAGGTGTAGTATGA
- a CDS encoding TIGR03943 family putative permease subunit: protein MIRFLILAGYFEMTMYLYISGKLDQYINLHYSYLAYLSMVLSFILAIVQLYVWVKEIRVHSHLKSKIAKLSSIGLLLIPLAIAWLFPTVSLDSTTVAAKGYHFPLATENDTNTQNQEGATVQYLKPDTSIYFTKSAYQNQMREIADRYLAEETIVVTNENYMEVMEAIYDYPTEFSGKTIEMIGFVYNDPDNSQQFFLFRFGIIHCIADSGVYGLLSTGATTEFPNNTWVKARGTIKVSYHTSLKQNLPTLELQSMVQIEQPDSPYVYRVF from the coding sequence ATGATTCGTTTTTTAATTCTTGCAGGTTACTTTGAAATGACCATGTATCTTTATATCTCTGGAAAATTAGACCAATACATTAATCTGCACTATAGCTATCTAGCCTATCTATCCATGGTTTTATCTTTCATACTTGCCATCGTACAATTGTATGTCTGGGTAAAAGAAATTCGAGTACATAGCCATTTAAAAAGCAAAATTGCCAAACTATCAAGCATTGGACTATTGCTCATTCCTCTTGCTATAGCCTGGCTCTTTCCTACGGTAAGCCTGGATTCAACAACTGTTGCTGCCAAGGGCTATCATTTCCCACTAGCAACAGAAAACGATACTAATACACAAAACCAAGAAGGGGCGACTGTTCAGTATCTCAAGCCTGATACTTCTATTTATTTTACAAAATCTGCCTATCAAAACCAGATGCGTGAAATTGCTGATAGATACTTGGCTGAAGAAACCATTGTCGTTACTAATGAAAACTATATGGAAGTGATGGAAGCAATCTACGACTATCCTACGGAATTTTCAGGAAAAACGATTGAAATGATTGGATTTGTCTACAATGACCCTGACAATAGCCAGCAATTTTTCCTTTTCCGCTTTGGTATTATTCACTGCATTGCTGATTCTGGGGTATATGGCTTACTCTCTACGGGGGCTACCACAGAATTTCCTAACAATACTTGGGTAAAAGCCAGAGGAACAATCAAGGTTTCCTACCACACATCGTTGAAACAAAATCTCCCAACACTTGAATTACAATCGATGGTTCAGATTGAGCAGCCAGATTCTCCGTATGTCTACCGTGTTTTCTAA
- the zwf gene encoding glucose-6-phosphate dehydrogenase, translated as MSSHVLFTIFGASGDLAKRKLYPSLFRLYKAGHIRENFAVIGTARRPWTKEFFEQTVIESLGDLPDTPRQAHEFANHFYYQSHDVNDTEHYVALRKLQDDLCEKYNTQHNKVFFLSMAPEFFGTIAKHLKSEQIVDGQGFERLIIEKPFGTSLATATKLNDELAAAFNEDQIYRIDHYLGKEMVQNIFAVRFANIIFEHIWNRDYIDNVQITFAEAIGVEDRGGYYDHSGALKDMVQNHALQVLSLLAMDKPASFKEEDVRAEKIKVFQHLRQPSDEDLKRNFIRGQYAAGSIDGKDYVSYLDEPNIAEGSQTETFAGGVFFVDTDRFRDVPFFFRTGKRLTEKGTRVTITFKHAEDIFGQPSEANVLTIFIQPTEGFMLSINGKEVGSHFALTPAKLNFRHNATALGNSPEAYEKLFFDVLNGDSTNFSHWEEVKASWSLIDRIVDLWASNQVPLHTYPAGTMGPEAAFDLLESYSCKWVWTPDVWYRERGLLK; from the coding sequence ATGTCATCACATGTATTGTTTACAATTTTTGGTGCTAGTGGCGACCTTGCCAAACGCAAACTCTATCCATCCCTCTTCCGTCTTTATAAGGCAGGCCATATCCGAGAAAATTTTGCAGTAATTGGTACAGCTCGCAGACCCTGGACCAAGGAATTTTTTGAGCAAACCGTCATTGAATCACTAGGTGATCTGCCTGACACACCACGTCAAGCTCATGAATTTGCAAATCATTTCTACTACCAAAGCCACGATGTCAATGACACGGAACATTATGTAGCTCTTCGTAAATTGCAGGACGACTTGTGTGAAAAATACAATACCCAGCACAACAAGGTCTTCTTCCTCTCTATGGCACCTGAATTTTTCGGAACCATTGCCAAACACCTCAAATCTGAGCAAATCGTTGATGGACAAGGTTTTGAACGCTTGATAATTGAAAAACCTTTCGGAACTAGCCTTGCTACAGCTACCAAACTCAATGATGAATTGGCAGCAGCCTTCAATGAAGACCAAATCTACCGTATCGACCATTACCTAGGCAAGGAAATGGTGCAAAATATCTTTGCGGTTCGCTTTGCCAATATCATTTTTGAGCATATTTGGAACCGCGATTACATCGATAACGTCCAAATTACATTTGCTGAAGCGATTGGTGTTGAGGATCGTGGAGGCTACTACGATCATTCTGGCGCCTTAAAAGACATGGTGCAAAACCATGCCCTTCAAGTTCTTTCCCTTCTAGCAATGGATAAGCCAGCCAGCTTCAAGGAGGAAGATGTCCGCGCTGAAAAGATTAAGGTCTTCCAACACCTTCGTCAGCCTTCTGATGAGGACCTCAAACGCAACTTCATCCGTGGTCAATATGCAGCAGGTTCCATTGACGGAAAAGACTACGTTAGCTACTTGGATGAACCAAATATTGCCGAAGGTTCTCAGACAGAAACCTTTGCAGGAGGTGTCTTCTTCGTTGATACTGACCGTTTCCGTGATGTACCTTTCTTCTTCCGTACAGGTAAACGTCTGACAGAAAAGGGCACGCGCGTGACCATCACCTTCAAGCATGCGGAAGATATTTTTGGTCAACCTTCCGAAGCCAATGTATTGACCATCTTCATCCAACCAACTGAAGGCTTCATGCTCTCTATCAACGGTAAGGAAGTTGGTTCCCATTTTGCTCTTACTCCTGCCAAACTCAACTTCCGCCACAATGCAACTGCTCTTGGAAATTCACCCGAAGCCTACGAAAAACTCTTTTTCGATGTCCTAAATGGTGATTCTACTAACTTTAGCCATTGGGAAGAAGTGAAAGCAAGCTGGAGCTTGATTGACCGCATTGTTGATTTGTGGGCAAGCAACCAAGTCCCACTCCACACCTATCCAGCTGGAACTATGGGACCTGAGGCAGCCTTTGATTTGCTAGAAAGCTACAGTTGCAAGTGGGTTTGGACACCTGATGTCTGGTATCGTGAACGTGGTTTATTGAAATAG
- a CDS encoding DNA alkylation repair protein: MTEMNIILTQLEVASHAGTLKRYEKIGETKPYYGVPMGAISGIAKAYKNRLDLFAPLWQTGVLEAQYLAIQVAKAKPNQLPQADLENCLNEQISVNVLDKLASIILSKRKDSKDWEEYLLIQDQAIFQRLGWFLRAKYFAGRTASNQEIEESLDHIRQHLQTADPLVQWTMNQCLVEIAVTYPDYLEQGLAIGQELAVYANMKVPKGCTSAYAPDWIEALLRRK; this comes from the coding sequence ATGACTGAAATGAACATCATTCTCACCCAACTTGAAGTAGCCAGCCATGCTGGCACCCTCAAGCGTTATGAAAAAATTGGCGAAACTAAGCCCTACTACGGAGTTCCAATGGGAGCTATTTCTGGTATCGCCAAGGCCTATAAAAATCGACTGGACTTATTTGCCCCACTCTGGCAAACAGGTGTCCTAGAAGCACAATATTTAGCTATTCAAGTTGCCAAGGCTAAACCTAACCAACTTCCCCAAGCTGACCTAGAGAATTGCCTCAATGAACAAATTTCGGTCAATGTCCTCGATAAATTGGCTTCCATTATCCTCAGCAAACGCAAGGATAGCAAAGACTGGGAAGAATACTTACTCATCCAAGACCAGGCTATTTTTCAACGATTAGGTTGGTTCCTTCGTGCCAAATACTTTGCTGGAAGAACTGCCTCAAATCAAGAAATCGAAGAATCTCTAGACCATATTCGCCAGCATTTGCAAACCGCTGACCCGCTTGTCCAATGGACCATGAACCAATGCTTAGTGGAGATTGCAGTTACCTATCCTGACTACCTGGAACAAGGTCTTGCAATTGGTCAGGAATTGGCCGTCTATGCGAACATGAAAGTTCCAAAAGGCTGCACTTCTGCCTATGCACCAGACTGGATAGAAGCGTTGTTGAGGAGGAAATAA
- a CDS encoding GNAT family N-acetyltransferase: MQHKGTQILETERLILRPFQASDVESVFQNWTSDEKVTTYLTWPTHQTLQDTEDYVQFCLQSYSQEKTYRWVIELKENQQPIGDISVVSLDERVQAAELGWVLGSKWWGQSYMAEALEAVNHYLLEEVGCLRITAVHDSENRPSGRVMEKVGMTYEGTLRQAARNNRGIVDIAIYSLLHTDRKSR, from the coding sequence ATGCAACATAAAGGAACTCAGATTTTAGAAACAGAACGTCTAATTTTACGCCCTTTTCAAGCAAGCGATGTTGAATCAGTTTTCCAAAACTGGACTTCAGATGAAAAGGTTACCACCTATCTGACCTGGCCAACGCATCAGACACTCCAAGATACTGAAGACTATGTCCAGTTCTGTCTTCAATCCTATTCACAGGAAAAAACATACAGGTGGGTAATTGAGCTCAAAGAAAATCAGCAACCCATTGGAGATATTTCCGTTGTCAGCCTTGATGAAAGAGTTCAAGCTGCCGAATTAGGTTGGGTGTTGGGCAGTAAATGGTGGGGGCAAAGTTATATGGCCGAAGCTCTTGAAGCTGTTAATCACTATTTATTGGAGGAAGTGGGCTGTTTACGGATTACAGCTGTTCACGATAGTGAAAATCGTCCTTCTGGTCGTGTCATGGAAAAAGTCGGTATGACCTATGAAGGAACTCTCCGCCAAGCCGCTCGAAACAATCGGGGTATTGTGGATATTGCCATTTACTCACTGCTGCATACAGATAGAAAAAGTCGCTAG
- the ftsY gene encoding signal recognition particle-docking protein FtsY, with protein MGLFDRLFGQKKQEEQVALVEEVEREQSASSEDTVTTEVESATQEMEKFQSEVAETELTAEQEAQKQRTLDMMAQYYAAKEAAAARVKEAQEQGFDPAIQTKVKEEPVEEVAPVGQESEQDKYQRTLKKTRTGFGARLNEFFANFRSVDEEFFEELEEMLILSDVGVQVASTLTEELRYEAKLQNAKKIDELRRVIIEKLVDIYEKDGQFSEQINFQDDLTVMLFVGVNGVGKTTSIGKLAYKYKQAGKKVMLVAADTFRAGAVAQLVEWGRRVDVPVVTGPEKSDPASVVFDGVKRAVAEGVDILMIDTAGRLQNKENLMAELEKIGRIIKRTLPDAPHETLLALDASTGQNALSQAKEFAKITPLTGLVLTKLDGTAKGGVVLAIRQELDIPVKLIGFGEKIDDIGEFKSEEFMRGLLEGLV; from the coding sequence ATGGGATTATTTGATCGATTATTTGGACAAAAAAAACAAGAGGAGCAAGTCGCTCTTGTTGAAGAAGTGGAAAGGGAGCAGTCGGCTTCTAGCGAAGATACAGTAACTACTGAAGTTGAGTCAGCTACTCAAGAAATGGAAAAGTTCCAGTCTGAAGTAGCAGAGACTGAATTGACAGCCGAACAAGAAGCTCAGAAACAACGGACCTTAGACATGATGGCTCAATATTATGCAGCCAAAGAAGCCGCTGCGGCTCGAGTGAAGGAAGCGCAGGAACAAGGCTTTGACCCTGCTATTCAAACCAAGGTCAAGGAAGAGCCTGTTGAGGAAGTTGCTCCAGTAGGGCAAGAAAGTGAACAGGACAAGTACCAGCGTACCTTGAAAAAGACGCGTACAGGATTTGGGGCAAGGCTCAATGAATTCTTTGCCAATTTCCGTTCGGTTGATGAAGAATTTTTCGAAGAGTTGGAAGAAATGCTGATTTTGTCAGACGTAGGTGTGCAAGTTGCTTCTACGCTGACAGAGGAGCTCCGCTATGAAGCCAAGCTACAAAATGCCAAGAAGATAGATGAACTCCGTCGTGTTATCATCGAAAAATTGGTGGATATTTACGAAAAAGACGGTCAATTCAGTGAGCAAATCAATTTCCAAGATGATTTGACAGTCATGCTCTTTGTCGGTGTCAACGGTGTTGGGAAGACGACGTCTATCGGTAAGTTAGCCTACAAGTACAAGCAAGCTGGCAAGAAGGTCATGTTGGTCGCAGCGGACACCTTCCGTGCGGGTGCGGTAGCCCAGCTGGTCGAGTGGGGTCGCCGTGTCGATGTGCCAGTAGTCACAGGACCTGAAAAGTCAGACCCAGCTAGTGTGGTTTTTGATGGGGTAAAACGTGCCGTGGCAGAAGGCGTGGATATTCTCATGATTGATACAGCAGGTCGCTTGCAAAATAAAGAAAACCTCATGGCAGAGCTGGAAAAAATCGGTCGCATCATCAAACGGACCCTACCTGATGCACCGCATGAAACCCTCTTAGCACTGGATGCCTCCACAGGTCAAAACGCCCTCAGTCAAGCCAAGGAATTTGCAAAAATTACTCCATTGACTGGGCTAGTCTTGACCAAGCTAGACGGTACAGCCAAGGGTGGTGTCGTTCTTGCCATCCGTCAGGAACTGGATATACCAGTTAAGCTAATTGGTTTCGGTGAGAAAATCGATGACATCGGTGAATTCAAATCCGAAGAATTCATGCGTGGGCTATTGGAAGGATTGGTATAG
- a CDS encoding Cof-type HAD-IIB family hydrolase — translation MAIKLIALDLDGTLLTSDKRISEANKKALQAARERGVYVVLTTGRPLQAIGTFLEELDLLGENQYSITFNGGLVQENTGRVLDKVGFTIEDVRTISRVTNDLDLPLDVLYGGDVYSLPSAHESLYLTCNPLLNKIVASDEEMPEDFVYNKAVSAVAADFLDGQIPKIPAELHERFEIFKSRDILLEWSPKGVHKANGLAKLIGHLGIDQSEVMACGDEGNDLSMIEWAGLGVAMANATDEIKSAANLVLPKNNDEDGIAWVIEHYVLNED, via the coding sequence ATGGCAATTAAGTTGATTGCATTGGATTTAGATGGAACACTTCTGACATCGGACAAACGGATTTCAGAAGCTAATAAAAAGGCCTTGCAGGCAGCGCGTGAGCGTGGAGTTTATGTAGTTCTGACAACAGGGCGTCCTTTACAAGCTATCGGTACTTTTCTAGAAGAACTAGATCTGTTAGGGGAGAATCAATATTCGATTACATTTAACGGTGGTCTAGTCCAGGAAAATACAGGTCGAGTTTTGGATAAGGTTGGCTTCACCATTGAAGATGTGCGCACCATCAGTCGTGTGACAAATGACTTGGACCTTCCTCTGGATGTTCTCTATGGTGGCGATGTCTATTCTCTACCATCAGCCCATGAATCACTTTATCTAACTTGTAATCCATTGCTTAATAAAATTGTGGCAAGCGATGAGGAAATGCCAGAAGATTTTGTCTACAATAAGGCAGTTTCAGCTGTGGCAGCAGACTTTTTGGATGGACAAATTCCAAAAATTCCTGCGGAACTTCACGAGCGTTTCGAGATTTTCAAATCGCGTGATATTCTGCTCGAATGGAGTCCAAAAGGTGTTCATAAAGCAAATGGTTTGGCTAAGTTGATTGGACATCTGGGGATTGATCAGTCAGAAGTTATGGCCTGTGGCGATGAAGGAAATGATCTTTCGATGATTGAATGGGCTGGTCTGGGTGTTGCCATGGCTAATGCGACTGATGAAATCAAGTCTGCGGCCAACCTTGTCCTGCCAAAAAACAATGATGAAGATGGCATTGCTTGGGTCATCGAGCACTATGTATTGAATGAGGACTAG
- a CDS encoding Cof-type HAD-IIB family hydrolase, translating to MINKIYASDMDGTFLREDHSFDKERFRRILNQFKEKGYLFVAASGRSMQSLKLVFEDFVDEIGFVAENGSIVEYQGQTIFMDDPISPEIYLPIIAGIDAGPFGSSRSMVLSGLENFYLLKNAEPQFLEAMTNYYAHFRLVDTFEEVREEIIKINAKFSPEEMDDARRWLNDTFEGVTAMTTGFDNIDIIPNGSNKSVGLSHLCAHFGITRQDVVAFGDNQNDLDMFDFAGLALATENAREEVKAQADWMIGHCNDGAVLAYLEEEVNGN from the coding sequence ATGATTAACAAAATTTACGCCAGTGATATGGATGGTACCTTTTTACGAGAAGACCATAGTTTTGATAAGGAACGGTTTCGTCGTATACTGAATCAGTTCAAAGAAAAAGGTTATTTATTTGTGGCAGCAAGTGGGCGATCTATGCAAAGCCTGAAACTTGTTTTTGAAGATTTTGTAGATGAAATCGGGTTTGTAGCTGAAAATGGTTCAATCGTTGAATATCAGGGGCAGACTATCTTTATGGATGATCCAATTAGTCCTGAAATTTATCTGCCGATTATCGCAGGTATTGATGCAGGTCCCTTTGGTAGCAGTCGTTCCATGGTGCTGTCTGGCCTCGAAAACTTTTATTTATTAAAAAATGCTGAGCCTCAGTTTTTAGAAGCGATGACGAATTATTACGCACATTTTCGATTGGTAGACACATTTGAAGAAGTTCGAGAAGAGATTATAAAAATCAATGCCAAATTTTCTCCTGAGGAAATGGACGATGCTAGACGATGGTTAAATGATACATTTGAAGGTGTAACGGCCATGACAACTGGTTTTGACAATATTGATATAATTCCAAATGGTTCAAATAAATCAGTTGGATTGAGTCATCTCTGTGCTCATTTTGGAATTACCCGTCAGGATGTAGTGGCATTTGGTGATAATCAAAATGATTTGGATATGTTTGACTTTGCTGGTCTGGCTCTTGCGACAGAAAATGCAAGAGAGGAAGTGAAGGCCCAGGCAGATTGGATGATTGGTCATTGCAATGATGGAGCAGTATTAGCCTATTTAGAGGAGGAAGTAAATGGCAATTAA